In Microbacterium laevaniformans, a single window of DNA contains:
- a CDS encoding fasciclin domain-containing protein, with the protein MLSKTKKITAALTLTLAGAFALSACSMGSSSTSATTPPAMSEETQSMAPSPSTMDPAANLVGPGCAAYAEAVPSGAGSVEGMSQAPVATAASNNPLLKTLVAAVSGQLNPDVNLVDTLNGSQFTVFAPVDDAFAKIDAATIDSLKTDSATLTKILTYHVVPGQLAPSEIDGTHKTVEGGDVTVTGSGDNIMVNGAKVICGGVQTANATVYLIDSVLMPTN; encoded by the coding sequence ATGCTCAGCAAGACGAAGAAGATCACTGCCGCTCTGACGCTCACCCTCGCCGGCGCTTTCGCCCTGTCGGCATGTTCGATGGGTTCGTCGTCGACCTCGGCGACCACGCCCCCCGCGATGAGCGAAGAGACGCAGTCGATGGCTCCGTCTCCGTCGACCATGGACCCCGCCGCCAACCTCGTCGGCCCGGGCTGCGCCGCCTACGCCGAGGCTGTCCCGTCCGGCGCCGGCTCCGTCGAGGGGATGTCGCAGGCCCCCGTCGCCACAGCCGCCTCGAACAACCCGCTGCTGAAGACGCTCGTCGCCGCAGTCAGCGGCCAGCTGAACCCCGACGTGAACCTGGTCGACACGCTCAACGGCAGCCAGTTCACGGTCTTCGCGCCCGTCGATGACGCGTTCGCCAAGATCGACGCCGCCACGATCGACTCCCTGAAGACCGACAGCGCCACGCTGACCAAGATCCTCACGTACCACGTGGTTCCCGGCCAGCTCGCCCCGTCGGAGATCGACGGCACCCACAAGACCGTCGAGGGCGGCGACGTCACCGTCACCGGCTCGGGCGACAACATCATGGTCAACGGCGCCAAGGTCATCTGCGGTGGCGTCCAGACCGCCAACGCCACGGTGTACCTGATCGACTCGGTGCTCATGCCCACCAACTGA